From the genome of Chanos chanos chromosome 5, fChaCha1.1, whole genome shotgun sequence, one region includes:
- the prickle1a gene encoding prickle-like protein 1a, with amino-acid sequence MNLENTTTYHGAVRPLDMEQKISKLTYGFQRSSTSDDDSGCALEEYAWVPPGLRPEQVQLYFSCLPEDKVPYVNSPGEKFRIKQLLYQLPPHDNEVRYCQSLSEEEKKELHMFSMQRKKEALGRGTLKLLPRTVLHAICEHCGENINGGEMAVFASRAGPGLCWHPACFACSTCNELLVDLIYFYHEGKVHCGRHHAELLKPRCSACDEIIFADECTEAEGRHWHMKHFSCFECETILGGQRYIMKDGRPYCCSCFESLYAEYCEACGEHIGVDHAQMTYDGLHWHATETCFSCAQCKSSLLGCPFLPRQGRIYCSKACSLGEDIHASDSSDSAFQSARSRESRRSVKMGKSSRSADQCRQSLLFSPAGNYKFPGFIGNADDTLSHKLSQFSFADDRFWRNREEQEAPEDHEEWAEHEDYMTQLLLKFGEHGVFQQSEESRAADRWMTDSEVKMKAEPKMTGSGGGSQSLANKKYQADMYWAQSQDGLGDSAYGSHPGPASSRKIQELDLEHGPGVGFKRDDKQWYDDSLECITDELKQADQSVRDSMDSLALSNITGASVDGDSKDRPLLYSLQNFPELEDEDCEKTSNMGTLNSSMLHRSANSLKSLTSELEQTDEVVEEEGQEEVVPLPEERARPPHLPVLRRTRSQSRPQQVKFSDDVVDNGHYDDVEVRQPPMSERTRRRVYHFEEQEQRHHHRHHHHRRRSRKSRSDNALHLMPKERAQKYFREDHRKYSLVPNPSQYGQHSYTHVNHDYGLQNPPVDRFMGLYGDDDDWCSTCSSSSSESEEEGFFLGQPIPQPRQPRYHYYADDLPSQVPSAFGPRTKSKKKKGHKGKNCIIS; translated from the exons ATGAACCTGGAGAACACAACCACTTACCACGGTGCCGTGAGGCCACTTGACATGGAGCAGAAGATTAGCAAGCTCACCTATGGCTTCCAGCGTAGCTCCACTTCTGATGATGACTCAGGCTGTGCCCTGGAAGAATATGCCTGGGTGCCACCTGGGCTGCGGCCGGAACAA GTTCAGTTGTACTTTTCATGTCTGCCTGAGGATAAGGTTCCCTACGTGAACAGTCCAGGAGAGAAATTTCGCATAAAGCAGCTGTTGTATCAGCTGCCTCCTCATGATAATGAG GTGCGTTACTGCCAATCCCTcagtgaagaggaaaagaaagagctACACATGTTTAGTatgcagaggaaaaaggaaGCACTTGGGCGTGGTACCCTCAAATTGCTGCCAAGGACTGTGCTGCATGCCATCTGTGAGCAT tGTGGGGAGAATATTAACGGAGGTGAAATGGCAGTATTCGCTTCCAGGGCTGGGCCAGGGCTATGCTGGCACCCAGCATGTTTTGCATGCTCGACCTGCAACGAGCTCCTGGTGGACCTTATCTACTTCTACCATGAGGGGAAGGTCCACTGTGGTCGACACCATGCAGAACTGTTGAAGCCTCGGTGCTCTGCCTGTGATGAG ATTATTTTTGCTGATGAATGTACAGAGGCAGAGGGTCGTCACTGGCACATGAAGCACTTCTCCTGTTTTGAGTGTGAGACCATTCTGGGTGGCCAGCGGTACATCATGAAGGATGGGCGACCCTACTGCTGCAGCTGCTTTGAGTCCTTATATGCAGAGTACTGTGAGGCCTGCGGAGAGCACATTG GTGTGGACCATGCACAGATGACTTATGATGGCCTTCACTGGCATGCCACAGAAACGTGTTTCTCTTGCGCACAGTGTAAAAGTTCCTTGCTTGGCTGCCCCTTCCTGCCTAGACAGGGTCGGATTTACTGTTCCAAAGCCTGCAGTTTAGGAGAAGACATCCATGCTTCTGACTCCTCTGATTCTGCCTTCCAGTCGGCCAGGTCCCGTGAATCCCGCCGCAGTGTCAAGATGGGAAAAAGCAGCCGCTCAGCAGACCAGTGTCGCCAATCGCTCCTTTTCTCACCTGCAGGAAACTACAAGTTCCCTGGTTTCATTGGCAATGCCGATGACACATTATCGCACAAGCTATCCCAATTCAGCTTTGCAGATGACCGCTTTTGGAGGAACAGGGAGGAACAAGAAGCCCCAGAGGATCATGAGGAGTGGGCTGAGCATGAAGACTACATGACTCAACTGCTCCTCAAATTTGGTGAGCATGGTGTCTTCCAGCagtcagaggagagcagagctgCTGACCGCTGGATGACTGACTCAGAGGTCAAAATGAAGGCAGAGCCAAAGATGACAGGCAGTGGTGGCGGCAGCCAAAGTCTTGCCAATAAGAAGTACCAGGCAGACATGTACTGGGCCCAGTCTCAGGATGGCCTGGGAGACTCAGCCTACGGTAGTCACCCAGGACCTGCAAGCAGCAGAAAGATTCAGGAGCTGGATTTGGAGCATGGTCCTGGTGTGGGGTTTAAGCGAGATGACAAGCAGTGGTATGACGACTCACTGGAATGCATCACTGATGAGCTGAAACAGGCTGACCAGAGTGTCAGAGACTCCATGGACTCCCTTGCACTCTCAAATATCACAG GTGCATCAGTTGATGGGGACAGCAAGGACAGACCATTGCTGTATTCTCTACAAAACTTCCCAGAGCTAGAAGATGAGGACTGTGAGAAAACAAGCAACATGGGAACACTCAATTCATCAATGTTGCACAGGAGTGCCAACTCCCTCAAGAGCCTCACCTCTGAATTGGAGCAAACTGATGAGGTAGTTGAGGAAGAAGGACAGGAAGAAGTTGTTCCTCTCCCAGAGGAGAGGGCCAGACCCCCTCACTTACCTGTGCTGAGAAGGACCAGGTCTCAGTCTAGGCCACAGCAGGTTAAGTTCTCAGATGATGTTGTGGACAATGGACACTACGATGATGTGGAGGTGCGTCAGCCTCCCATGAGTGAACGGACGCGTAGACGTGTTTACCATTTTGAGGAACAGGAACAGCGTCACCATCATCGTCATCACCACCACAGACGTAGGAGTCGCAAGTCTCGGTCAGACAACGCCCTACACCTCATGCCCAAGGAGAGGGCGCAAAAGTACTTCAGAGAGGACCACCGCAAGTACTCCCTTGTGCCCAACCCTTCACAGTATGGACAGCACTCGTATACTCATGTCAACCATGACTATGGTTTGCAGAACCCACCAGTGGACAGGTTCATGGGTCTctatggtgatgatgatgactggTGCTCAACATGctcctcatcatcatctgaGTCAGAGGAGGAGGGTTTCTTCCTTGGTCAACCTATTCCCCAGCCTAGACAACCTAGGTATCATTACTACGCCGATGACCTTCCTAGCCAAGTGCCATCTGCTTTTGGCCCGCGAACAAAAtccaagaagaagaaggggcACAAGGGCAAAAACTGTATAATTTCATAA